The window GTTAGTTTCCATGAAGATTGTGAGGGAGGGTGTGGGTTTCTTGAAAGGGGAATTAAGGACCTGGGTTGGGGGTTTTGTTCTACGGATGCCATCATTTTGGGTTCTGCTCTCCTTCCTTTTGGATTGATTTATCCGAACATTGGGAGTTCGACAGCCTCCAATAATTATCGGAAAGTTGGCTGTGCTGAATTGAGTCTTCAGATCTCAGATGTGAATGGGAGACCCTTAGACTGCAAGTGCTGTGATCTTGAATTGTTCGATTTGAAGCTTCCAAGGGGAAGATCTGCCGATATTTCCTGGATTTTGGAACACACGAACTCATGTGCTGAAGATTGTGATGAAAGGAAGCTCTTTTGGAGAGATGGGGTTGATGGTCTCATGGTGATCCGTGTTAAGGATGTGTGGAAAGGGGATGTTGAGGTGGCAAAGATTGACAATGGTGTGTCTGACATTGTTCTTCTACGTGGGTCCTCCAGAGAATGTGGTAAGGATCAAAAGATAGATATGTCGAGTAGATTTTTTGCTGACAAGGTGCTTGAAATTCTTCAGACAGAGGCGAGCGAATTTACAGCAGGGAAGCCTGCTTGGCAgcttcttctgagttttctgtatAGAGAAAGGTATTGGGGACTTGTGTCTATTTCCAGTGGCGGCGGCGGCGGGGATTCCGTCATGGGAATCCTAAGGCCCTTGACGATTCACTCTGCTGTTCTCTTTATAATAGATGGAGGAGTTGGCTATGATTCCAATGCCATTTTCTCTCTTGATTTTTGCAAGTCTGTTAATAAGACAAATGATGACTTGTCTGAAGCTAACGGGGATTTGAACCGATCAGACGTGTTTATTAATTCTCAAGGTGTGGGTTCTAGCTATAGCGAGGGCTCTGGACCTGCTGATGGTAAGAGAAGAAGACATAAAAAGCAATCTAATTTGCTTCTAGACTTCACGTGGAGCTCCTTCTGTGAAGCAGTCCTTACCCCCTCCAATGAGGGGACAACTAATGATATTGGTTCCGAAATGAATTTGGAAGAGGTGTACTTTGCTAGGGAAAGTAATAATTCGAAGAAGTTGCggtttttgaaatgttggatgAAACAGATGAAGAGATCAAGTTCTCACCGAAGAATCAAACCTGATGAACTAAAGGCACAGCTGGATGTTAAAGAAGAAGTGGAAGAAAATGCCATTGGTTCCCAGCAAGAAAGTGAACCACCCATTTCATCCTCACCTTCAGTTGGGGATACTTCTCTCAGTGGATCCACAAACAGTGAGGCTCCAGCAGTTTCTAGCTTGGAAACTTCAGAATCTTTCTTTGGAAGTATATCGCAGAAGATTCAGCAGAGTCTTAATTCTGAAGAAGTTGACTTGGGGTTTGTAGCAGAACGCCTCGTCAATTTGTGTATTCATTGGTTCTATGTGAAACTTGAAAGGAATGCTACTGAAAATCTCTTCCCTGAGAAACCGGGAGACACTTATGATGAGGAAGTTGCCTCTGAAGTGGAAAAACTTCTCCTGAGGAAACCCAGGGATTTGGCAGCAAAATACAAAGCCTGCAAATCTTCGTCCTCCCTTGCATCTGATTCAAGCTCTATAATTAACGCTTCAGAAAATAAAGTTCGAGAGTATCCTTATTGATGCAAGATGGTTATATTCTTTCAGTTGAAGTTATAACATTCCATTCTAATGTTTGAAATATTTGGTATCATGTATTCCTCAATGCACATAAGACATGAACTGCAGATTTTGTTTCGAATGGAGATGCTCCAGTCGAATATTGGTGCAAGCATTGGAGAGCCTGCAAAACAGAAGATGGTAAAGGATATTTGCTCGCTCCTGGAGAACATCGAGTTCAATCTGCAAGGGGGCATGTTTGGTGGTGAAAGTCTTGTTGAGTTTGCGGGAAGGACAATAAAAACCAGGTATGCTGCAACTGATATGCTTAAGTTGTCTgagatttgctaagcccacacatagGTAGGATTAAGACCCTATCCATCTACACGCAAGCACATGTGCTGATATGCACACCTGTGCATGATTCAAGCTTTCCACCAGGTGGTCCACACTTTTTGGATCTTCTGGCCTAAAAGCCAAGCTGTTGCACTCCCTGTGTGGGCCATTGAGCACCAAAAGGGGATACTCTTAAAAACAAAGGATTGCTAAAAGAATTGTTTACCCAGCAATTTTTCTTGTGCATTGGGGCCACCTATCTGAGGGTTGAAGCAGCCCGTTTCTAAACCAGAAATATAAGTCATATAATCAGTGCGGTCCACCTGAAGAAAAGCTCAGTTATCTGTATCTCACACACGTTTTCTATATTTGCATATGTTGTTGCTTGTAAATGGGCAATGT is drawn from Magnolia sinica isolate HGM2019 chromosome 5, MsV1, whole genome shotgun sequence and contains these coding sequences:
- the LOC131245088 gene encoding uncharacterized protein LOC131245088 produces the protein MEASDPSHQTQRIVFLIDLHPLLHLQNPNPYISSILSSSKTLLSFSPLSSSLFAFKLFFSSLSPLLSTSKIHRLLGKSATFISFDSPSQTLISLSQTLISLSCHFPSPDVAGDRVSPSRASFTSGSLRQITHDYAWEPRIRDPKGTSCLDVFAVRSNLVILFSPLARSLECVSEFMGEEIASADVFCQDFFRDFGAVKEVFVSRDIHFCWVDVSFHEDCEGGCGFLERGIKDLGWGFCSTDAIILGSALLPFGLIYPNIGSSTASNNYRKVGCAELSLQISDVNGRPLDCKCCDLELFDLKLPRGRSADISWILEHTNSCAEDCDERKLFWRDGVDGLMVIRVKDVWKGDVEVAKIDNGVSDIVLLRGSSRECGKDQKIDMSSRFFADKVLEILQTEASEFTAGKPAWQLLLSFLYRERYWGLVSISSGGGGGDSVMGILRPLTIHSAVLFIIDGGVGYDSNAIFSLDFCKSVNKTNDDLSEANGDLNRSDVFINSQGVGSSYSEGSGPADGKRRRHKKQSNLLLDFTWSSFCEAVLTPSNEGTTNDIGSEMNLEEVYFARESNNSKKLRFLKCWMKQMKRSSSHRRIKPDELKAQLDVKEEVEENAIGSQQESEPPISSSPSVGDTSLSGSTNSEAPAVSSLETSESFFGSISQKIQQSLNSEEVDLGFVAERLVNLCIHWFYVKLERNATENLFPEKPGDTYDEEVASEVEKLLLRKPRDLAAKYKACKSSSSLASDSSSIINASENKVREHELQILFRMEMLQSNIGASIGEPAKQKMVKDICSLLENIEFNLQGGMFGGESLVEFAGRTIKTRYAHSLCDVIHRIYTHMEFVSFEDDDLEASGSLPNSDKNDGHQASEEENDIGGNAGVGTTGVSKKNNMSAEDESPCLQESDMKSLHEVRDTLQERRLMEAQERRERARRFSSFTSWGPDLRRVWAPKNPIPRVVRANTGSLCKPSDRRKRSRGCNDVVLETPMAGPKHGCMNEVNDRKHANYGINSCGSVSKALFRNDDDTTASTIP